The window CTTTCGGCTACCGAGCGGATGCAGCTCAATCCCGAGGTTACGGTGCGCGGCCGCGGCGTGATGGAAAAGTGCACGTTCTGCATCCAGCGCATCGAATCGGTGAAAATCAAGGCCAAAAACGAAAACAAGGAAATCCGCGACGGCCTGATAACTCCGGCGTGCGCGCAGGCATGCCCGACGCAGGCAATTGTTTTCGGCGACCTGAACGACGAGCGCAGCCGCGTGCGCCGCAACCATGAAAATCCGCGCGCGTACCTTTTGCTCGAAGAGCTCAATGTAAGGCCGCGGCTCTCTTTCCTGGCCAAAATCACGAATCCGAATCCTGAACTCGGCGGCGAAGCGCCAGAACCCCACGAAGGAGGGCACGGCGAATGAGCTCGGTCGTTTACGACAACACAGCCGAAGATCCGCGGCACCGGACGGTGCTGGTCACCGGAGACAACGACTTCGCGTCGGTAACCGACACCGTAGCGGTTATTGCGGAGCGGCCGCAAACCCCGATGTGGTGGAAGATCGCGTTCGCGATCTCGTCGCTTCTGGCGCTGAATCTGCTTTTGCTGATCGGCTACCTGTTCTGCGTCGGAATCGGAATCTGGGGCAACAACGTTCCCGTGGGATGGGCGTTCGACATAACGAACTTCGTCTTCTGGATCGGGATCGGCCACGCGGGAACGCTGATTTCCGCCATTCTGTTTTTGTTCAGGCAGCGCTGGCGCACGGGCATCAACCGGTTTTCCGAGGCGATGACCATATTCGCGGTGATTTGCGCGCTCGTTTTTCCGACCATTCACGTCGGCCGCGTGTGGCTGCTTTACTATGTCTTCCCGATTCCCAACCAGATGTGGATGTGGCCAAACTTCCGCAGCCCGCTGTTATGGGACGTTTTCGCGGTATCCACCTACTTCCTCGTATCGCTGATGTTCTGGTACATGGGGATGATTCCCGATTTCGCCACGTTCCGAGACCGCGCCACGAACAAGGCGAGGCAGTGGACGTACGGGATACTCGCGCTCGGCTGGCGCGGCTCAAACCGACAGTGGCTCGTATACGAGAAGGCGTACCTGATTCTGGCCGCGCTCGCGACGCCGCTCGTGCTTTCGGTTCACTCGGTAGTCTCGTTCGACTTCGCTACCTCCCAGCTTCCGGGATGGCACACGACGATTTTTCCGCCGTACTTCGTCGCGGGAGCCATTTTCGGCGGATTCGCGATGGTGCTGACGCTCGCGATTCCCGCGCGCGAACTTTTGGGACTCAAGCACATCATCACGATGCACCACCTGGACAACTGCGCGAAGATTATTCTTGCGACCGGAAGCATGGTGGGCTACGCGTACGCGATGGAGTTTTTCACCGCGTGGTATTCGGGCAATCCGACGGAAATGTTCACGTTCCTCAACCGCGCGACCGGCCCGTACGCCTGGGCGTACTGGACGATGATTTTCTGCAACGTGGTTTCGATCCAGATTTTCTGGTCCAAGAAGATGCGCACCAGCATCTGGTCGCTTATCACCGTCGCACTCATCGTGGACGTCGGGATGTGGTTCGAGCGGTTCGTGATTATCGTCAGCTCGCTTCACCGCGATTTCCTTCCGTCCAGCTGGGGGATGTTCACTCCGACGTGGGTCGACATAATGACGTTCGCCGGAACGATTGGGCTGTTCCTGACGCTGTTCCTGCTGTTTTTACGCTACCTGCCGGTCGTGGCCATGGCCGAGGTTAAAAGCGTGATGCCCGAGGCGCTCCAGGATTTCGAGGAGCACCGTCCGATCGGCGATTACTGGGGCGACGCGCCCAAGGGCCACGAGGAGCGCAAAAAGGAAATGGGAGGCGACAAGCGATGACGGACAGGCGCGAACTGCTCCAGGTTGCCCCCGTGCCCGGCGAGAAAAAGCTGCTCGGCCTGCTGGCCGAATTCAAGACACCGCAGGAGCTGCTTGAAGGCGCGGAAAAGGTGCGCGACGCCGGATACAAGCATTGGGACGCGCACACGCCTTTCCCGGTTCACGGTCTCAACGATGCGATGGGGCTTCGGGGAACGCCGCTTCCTTATTTCGTCTTCATGATCGGGCTGTCCGGATGCATTATCGGGCTGCTGCTTCAATGGTGGACCAACGCGTTCGATTACCCGTTCGTGATTTCCGGCAAGCCGCTGTGGAGCATTCCGGCCAACATACCAGTTGTTTTCGAGCTGACGGTGCTTTTCAGCGCGATAGGCGCGTTCTTCGGAATGCTCGCGTTCAACGGGCTGCCTAAGTATTACCACTCGATTTTCAACAGCAAGGTCGCGAAGCGAGCCACCACCGACCGGTTTTACATCGCGATAGACGCGAGAGACCCGAAATTCGACGCGGAAGAAACGCGCAAACTGCTCGAATCTCTGCAGACAAGCTGGATAGAAGAGCTTTACGAGGTGGAGGGCGATGCTTCCTGATCCTGTAAAGAAATGGCTTCTTCCGGTGCTGGCGGCGGGATTCGTGCTCTCGTGGATTCCGCTTTCGCTTATCGCGATGCAGCGCACGGGGATGCACAAAAAGCCGAGGTTTGAATTGATCCAGGACATGGACTGGCAGCCTTATTTCCGCAGCCAGATGGAGAATCCCGCGTTCGCGGACGGGCGCGCGATGCGGCCGCGCGTGCCGGGAACCGTCGCCCGAAGCGAAGCGATATTGAACAACGAGCACTTTACGCGCGGCCTAGTGCGCGACGAATTCTTCACCGGCGGCAAGACCTGGGCGACAACTTATCCCATCAGGATCAACATGCAGACGCTGGAACGCGGCAAGGAGCGTTACGGGATTTACTGCGCGCCCTGCCACGGATACGCGGGCTACGGCGACGGGCCGGTCGCGGTGCGCGCCGAACAATTGCAACAGGGCACTTGGACCCCGCCGTCCAGCTTTCATTCCGATCTCGTGCGTTCGCGCCCGGTCGGGCACATATTCAACACGATCACAAACGGGATAAGGAACATGCCCGCATACGGACCGCAAATTTCTCCGCATGACAGGTGGGCGATTGTCGCCTATGTCAAGGCGCTGCAATTAAGCCAGCACGCGAAGGCGGATATCCTTGCTCCGGAGGAGCGCAGGAAGCTGGGGCTCGGGACGGATGCACCCAAACCCGCAGATGAATCCACGGGCGGAGATTCCGCGGCGCCCGGCGCAAGAAAAATCGAGGGGGAGGAGGAATGATGGCTCATTCGCACGGCCACACGGTGCTGGATCCGAAAACCGTTCTGGACGAGCCCCGGTTCCTCGAAGCGCGCGGCCGAAAGTTCATGATCGCATCCGCCGCGGTAGGCATTCTTGCGCTGATCGCGGCGTTCGCGCTGGGAGCGGCCGCGGGCGACGGATTCAAGCGCTTTTCCTTTTCGTATCTTTTGAATTTCGCATACTTCCTTTCGCTTTCGCTTGGCGCGCTTTTCTTCGTCGGAATCCAGTATTTGACCAAGGCAAGCTGGAGCGTCGTCGTCCGGCGAATCGCGGAAACCTTCGCCGCGCTTTTCCCGCTGCTCGCGATTCTGGCGCTTCCGATAATATTGCCCGTTCTCATAGGCGGCTCGCCGCTATATTCGTGGACGACGGCGGACTCGGCCAAGGATCATTTGCTTCACGCCAAGGCGCCCTATTTGAATCCGGCGTTTTACATCGTGCGCATGGTGATTTACTTCGGCGCGTGGACCGCGCTGGGGCTGATTTTCCATCGCCGCTCGGTGGCGCAGGACGCGAGCGCGGACGTGGAAATCACGCGCAGGCAGGAAAAGCTGTCCGCTCCCGCGATGGTGGTCTTCGCGCTGACGCTTACATTCGCGGCGATAGATTTCATAATGGCCCTCGACTACACTTGGTATTCCACGATATTCGGAGTTTATTTCTTCTCCGGGAGCGTTCTCGGCTTTTTCGCGTTCCTTACCGCGATCGCGATGCTCGTCCAGCGGCTTGGCTGGATTCCACGCGCGATAACGATCGAACACTATCACGACCTCGGAAAGCTCATGTTCGCGTTCACGATGTTCTGGGCGTACATCGCGTTCTCCCAGTACATGCTCATCTGGTATGCGAATTTGCCCGAGGAAACCGGTTGGTTCCTGCGGCGCCAATCCGGCGAATGGACGTGGTTTTCGTGGTTCCTTTTGGTCGGGCATTTCATCGTTCCGTTTTTGTATCTTATCTCGCGCGGAATAAAACGCAGGAAGCGGCTGCTCATCCCGGCCGCGCTTTGGCTGATCGCGATGCATTGGATCGACCTTTACTATTTGATAGTTCCGGAATTCGGCTCCGCGAAGATTCCGTTCACGCCCGGCGACGTATTGTTGCTTGCAGGAATCGGCGGAATCTGGCTCGCGGGCGCGGCCTTCGTGGCCGGAAAGCATTCGCTTATCCCGGTCGGCGATCCGCGTCTAGGCGAATCGCTAAGGTTTGAAAACGTGTAATTGCAGGAGATTGGATTGTCCGAAGTGGAAAACAAGAATGAGATCGAACCGGGCGGCGTGGAAGGCCTCGACACGCCGATGGTGATTCTCGTCGGCCTGATTTCGGCCGCGTTCGTTTTCGTCGTGATCGTCGCCGGGATTGCGTTCTTCAACGCGGAGCGTTTCGCCGAGGAGGAGCGCAAGATCGTTAACGTGCGGTACGACGAGTTCGCTGGCCTCGCCGCCGAGCAGCAGGCTCTTCTTGAAAGCTACAAGGTGATCGATCCGGAAAGCGGAATCGTCGCAATCCCGATCGGAATCGCGATGCGGCAGATCGTGCAGGAAAACCAGCCGCGGTTCGGCGGCTTCGGTGCGCCGCCGGAAGCGATCCGCGGCGCAGGGCGCGAGGCGCCGGGCGGCAGATAGCGGAGAATCGAGGCGGTATCAATTGGCGAGGGCTGTTTAGCCCCGCCGGAAATGAAATGAGTGTTTTCAATCCGAAAAATTTGAACAAACTCGCGGCGGTGTTGCCCGCCGGGATGATCGCGATCGCGCTCGCGGCCGCGCCCGCGCCCGCGCAGATCGCGCGATCCGAACTGAAAGAACTTGAAGGCGTGGGCATTACGGAACATCTGGACGAAAAGCTCCCGCTTGATTTGCAGTTCACCGACGAGACGGGCAGGCAGGTGAAGCTCGCCGATTACTTTTCAGGCAACCGCCCGGTGATTCTCACGCTCGTTTACTACGAATGTCCGATGCTGTGCAGCGTCGTTCTCAACGGAATGATCGACGCGCTTTCGGAGATAGACTTGGTTCCCGGACGCGATTACGACCTTCTGACGGTAAGTTTCAATCCGCTCGAAACGCCGACGCTTGCGAGGCTGAAGAAGCAGAACTACCTGAAGGATTGGGCAAATGCGAGCGCCGGGCCGAACTGGCATTTCCTGACTGGCGGGCAGGACGAGATAACCGCGCTTACATCTTCCGTCGGTTTCGGATACAAGTGGAACGAGGAACGCAAGGAATACGCGCATTCCGCGGCGCTGATTCTGCTCACTCCGGACGGGCGCATTTCGCGTTACCTGTATGGAGTGATGTACGAGCCGAGGACGCTTCGGCTGTCTCTGCTCGAAGCCGGCGAGGGCAAGATCGGCTCGCCGATGGACCAGATAATCCTGTACTGCTTCCACTACGATCCGTCCGCGGGCGCGTACACACCCCAGGCGATCAACATAATGCGCGCGGCCGGATTGCTTACGCTTGTTGCGCTCGGCGGATTTTTGGGAGCGTATTTCGTCGGAGAAGCGCGGCGCGCGCGCGCGAAGAGCCGCGCGCTTCTGGAGGGGCCCGGAAGATGACGCAATTAGGGATAATGTTGGGCGAAATGTCCGTTTTCGCGGGCCGGCTGAAACCGGTAAAGTTCATGCCGGTCGAAGCTTCCACCACCGCGGGAACCGTGGACTTCATGCTCAAGTTCATTTTCGCGATTTCAGCGTTCTTTTTCGTCATCATCGTCGGGCTGTCGATTTATTTCGTCTGGCGTTTTCACAGCGGCAGGGCGAAGCGCCCGGAGGAGTCCCACCCGCACAACCTGCTGCTCGAAATTGTCTGGACGGTGATCCCCAGCATCCTAGTTGTCGTTATCTTTTATTACGGCTTCAAAAGCTACATGGACATTTCCACCCCGCCCGCGAACGCCTACGAAATCCAGGTCACCGCGCAGCAATGGGCGTGGATGTTCACTTACCCGAACGGGTACGTTGACGGCGAGCTGCACGTTCCGGTTGACCGGCCCGTCGTCCTCACGATGACGTCGGTTGACGTGCTTCATGCGTTTTTCGTCCCGGCGTTCCGCGCCAAGAAGGACGTAGTTCCCGGCAGATACACCAAGGTTTGGTTCGAGGCCACGGAGCCGGGCACATATGACATTATGTGCGCGGAGTATTGCGGCACAAGCCACAGCGCGATGCTCTCAAAAGTGCATGTTCACGAGCCGGGAGAGTACGAAAAGTGGCTGGCGGACGCGTCCAACTTCGTCGCGAAACTCGCGCCCGCGGACGCCGGCAAGAAGTTGTACGAAACGCGCGGCTGCGCGCAGTGCCACTCGATAGACGGTTCGGCGCACATCGGCCCGACACTTAAAAACCTGTTCGGCGAGCAGGTCGCGCTCAAGTCGGGCGAGAAAGTAACGGTCGAAGAGAACTACATCCGCGAGTCCATACTCGACCCGGCCAAGAAAGTCGTCGCGGGATTCGACCCGGTAATGCCGACCTACCAGGGCAGGCTAAAAGACCAGGAAATCCTCGCGCTCATCGAATTCCTCAAGAGCCTGTCGGACAAGCACAAGTCCGAGGTGCTGCAGTCCTGGGACGAAGGCAAAGAATCCGGTGAGGAATCCGAAGCGCGGGATGGCGGCGGCGAGCCCGCTGGTTCGGCCGGCGCAAGTGTATCTGAACCGGCCGCGCACGATGCGGAATCGGGATCGGGCGGCGCGGAACCGGATGGTGAAACGCGCGGCGACGCGCCGAAAGAAGGAGCCAGGTGATTTAGATGTCGAGTCACGCAAACACCGCGAACCATGCGCATCCGAACGGGGACAACTTCCTCACTCACTCGCACGGGCTTCGCTCCTGGCTGTTCACCCTCGACCACAAGCGCATCGGAATCATGTATCTAATCGCGATTCTGACCGCGTTCCTGCTCGGCGGCATATTCGCTCTCCTGGTGCGCACCGAGCTTATCGCGCCCGGCCAGACGATTATGACTCCGGACACGTACAACAAGATGTTCACTCTGCACGGCGCGGTGATGATATTTCTCGTCATCATCCCCGGTATTCCGGCCGCGCTGGGCAACATCGTCCTGCCGCTTATGCTGGGGGCGAAGGACGTCGCGTTTCCAAAGCTCAATCTGCTTTCGTTCTGGCTTTACGTTTTCGGCGCGCTCTTCGCGCTGCTCTCGATAATTCTCGGCGGCGTGGACACCGGCTGGACGTTTTACACGCCGTACAGCGCCACGACGAACACCGCCGTCATTCCCGTGGTCACAGGCGCGTTCATCCTCGGATTTTCTTCGATTTTCACGGGGCTGAACTTCATCGTGACCATCCAGTGGATGCGCCCGCCGGGGATGACATGGTTCAAACTCCCGCTTTTCCTTTGGGCGATTTACGCGACCGCGATCATCCAGGTGCTTGCGACTCCGGTTCTAGGCGTCACGCTTCTTTTGCTCATCGGCGAGCGGCTGTTCCACCACGGCATTTTCGATCCGGCGATCGGCGGCGATCCCGTTTTGTTCCAGCACTTCTTCTGGTTCTACTCGCACCCCGCGGTTTACATCATGATCCTTCCCGCGATGGGCGTGATCAGCGAGCTGATCAGCACGTTTTCGCACAAGACCATTTTCGGCTACAAAATGATCGCGTATTCGTCGATCGCGATCGCGATCATCAGCTTCCTCGTCTGGGGGCACCACATGTTCACGAGCGGACAATCCGACCTCGCGAACATGCTCTTCAGCGTTCTCACGTTCCTCGTCGCGATTCCTTCCGCGATCAAGGTTTTCAACTGGGTCGCGACTATGTACAAAGGCTCTATTCATCTTTCGACGCCGATGCTTTACGCGCTCTCGTTCATCTTCCTTTTCGGCATCGGCGGCCTGACCGGAATCCCGCTGGCCACGCTGGCGACCGACGTGCATCTGCACGACACTTACTTCGTGGTGGCGCATTTCCATTACGTGATGATGGGCTCCGCGTTCGTCGCGTTCCTGGGCGGGCTGCATTACTGGTGGCCGAAGTTCACGGGCAAGATGTACAGCGAGACGCTCGGCCGCTGGTCGGCGGTTTTGACGTTTATCGGATTCAATACGACCTTTTTCCCGCAATTCCTGATGGGTATACAAGGAATGCCCCGGCGCTACTTCGACTACCTGCCCGAATACACTTCCTATCACGTCGCCTCGACCATCGGCGGTTTCATTCTGGCGATCGCTTTTTCCATCACCGCGTGGTGCCTGCTGCACTCGCTCTTCCGCGGCAAGCCCGCGCCCGCGAATCCATGGGGGGGGGCGACGCTGGAATGGACGTGCCCGTCGCCGCCTCCGCACACGAACTTCGACGAAACTCCGATCGCCGGCGATCCGTACGACATGACGGGAATCGAATATGAGGGCGAAGAAAAAGGCTGGGTGCGAAAACCGGCCGGAACCACCGCTTGACGCGTTAACAATGCATGAGGAATTTCGAATGACAATATCGAACAAGCCGGGGAGGTGCAATCCGTGAGCGACCACACGGGCGGCCACCCGCGTTTTTTGCACCACCACTTCGACACGCCGCAGCAGCAGTTCAACTCCGACAAGCTTGGGATGTGGCTTTTCCTTGTCACCGAGATTCTGCTTTTCGGCGGATTGTTTTGCGCTTACGCGGTTTACCGCGCGAATCATCCGGAAATATTCGTCTACGCGCACAAGTTTCTCGACAAGAACCTGGGCGCGCTGAACACCGTCGTCCTGATTTTCTCCAGCCTCACGATGGCCCTCGCGGTGCGCGCCGCGCAAACGTCCAACAAAAAGGCGCTTTTGATTTTTCTCGGCATAACCGTGGCCTGCGCGTTCACGTTCATGGGCGTGAAGTACGTCGAATACAAGGCCAAATGGCAGCACGGCCTTCTTCCCGGCAAGTCGTACAATCCCGCGGCGCACGAGACTCACGACGCGTCCGCGGACGGCGCGCATGAAGAAGGGGCGGCGCACGGCGCAACCTCGGCCGCGAACACGGAGCAGCC is drawn from bacterium and contains these coding sequences:
- the nrfD gene encoding polysulfide reductase NrfD → MSSVVYDNTAEDPRHRTVLVTGDNDFASVTDTVAVIAERPQTPMWWKIAFAISSLLALNLLLLIGYLFCVGIGIWGNNVPVGWAFDITNFVFWIGIGHAGTLISAILFLFRQRWRTGINRFSEAMTIFAVICALVFPTIHVGRVWLLYYVFPIPNQMWMWPNFRSPLLWDVFAVSTYFLVSLMFWYMGMIPDFATFRDRATNKARQWTYGILALGWRGSNRQWLVYEKAYLILAALATPLVLSVHSVVSFDFATSQLPGWHTTIFPPYFVAGAIFGGFAMVLTLAIPARELLGLKHIITMHHLDNCAKIILATGSMVGYAYAMEFFTAWYSGNPTEMFTFLNRATGPYAWAYWTMIFCNVVSIQIFWSKKMRTSIWSLITVALIVDVGMWFERFVIIVSSLHRDFLPSSWGMFTPTWVDIMTFAGTIGLFLTLFLLFLRYLPVVAMAEVKSVMPEALQDFEEHRPIGDYWGDAPKGHEERKKEMGGDKR
- a CDS encoding DUF3341 domain-containing protein; protein product: MTDRRELLQVAPVPGEKKLLGLLAEFKTPQELLEGAEKVRDAGYKHWDAHTPFPVHGLNDAMGLRGTPLPYFVFMIGLSGCIIGLLLQWWTNAFDYPFVISGKPLWSIPANIPVVFELTVLFSAIGAFFGMLAFNGLPKYYHSIFNSKVAKRATTDRFYIAIDARDPKFDAEETRKLLESLQTSWIEELYEVEGDAS
- a CDS encoding cytochrome c, which encodes MLPDPVKKWLLPVLAAGFVLSWIPLSLIAMQRTGMHKKPRFELIQDMDWQPYFRSQMENPAFADGRAMRPRVPGTVARSEAILNNEHFTRGLVRDEFFTGGKTWATTYPIRINMQTLERGKERYGIYCAPCHGYAGYGDGPVAVRAEQLQQGTWTPPSSFHSDLVRSRPVGHIFNTITNGIRNMPAYGPQISPHDRWAIVAYVKALQLSQHAKADILAPEERRKLGLGTDAPKPADESTGGDSAAPGARKIEGEEE
- a CDS encoding quinol:cytochrome C oxidoreductase, giving the protein MMAHSHGHTVLDPKTVLDEPRFLEARGRKFMIASAAVGILALIAAFALGAAAGDGFKRFSFSYLLNFAYFLSLSLGALFFVGIQYLTKASWSVVVRRIAETFAALFPLLAILALPIILPVLIGGSPLYSWTTADSAKDHLLHAKAPYLNPAFYIVRMVIYFGAWTALGLIFHRRSVAQDASADVEITRRQEKLSAPAMVVFALTLTFAAIDFIMALDYTWYSTIFGVYFFSGSVLGFFAFLTAIAMLVQRLGWIPRAITIEHYHDLGKLMFAFTMFWAYIAFSQYMLIWYANLPEETGWFLRRQSGEWTWFSWFLLVGHFIVPFLYLISRGIKRRKRLLIPAALWLIAMHWIDLYYLIVPEFGSAKIPFTPGDVLLLAGIGGIWLAGAAFVAGKHSLIPVGDPRLGESLRFENV
- a CDS encoding SCO family protein encodes the protein MSVFNPKNLNKLAAVLPAGMIAIALAAAPAPAQIARSELKELEGVGITEHLDEKLPLDLQFTDETGRQVKLADYFSGNRPVILTLVYYECPMLCSVVLNGMIDALSEIDLVPGRDYDLLTVSFNPLETPTLARLKKQNYLKDWANASAGPNWHFLTGGQDEITALTSSVGFGYKWNEERKEYAHSAALILLTPDGRISRYLYGVMYEPRTLRLSLLEAGEGKIGSPMDQIILYCFHYDPSAGAYTPQAINIMRAAGLLTLVALGGFLGAYFVGEARRARAKSRALLEGPGR
- the coxB gene encoding cytochrome c oxidase subunit II — translated: MSVFAGRLKPVKFMPVEASTTAGTVDFMLKFIFAISAFFFVIIVGLSIYFVWRFHSGRAKRPEESHPHNLLLEIVWTVIPSILVVVIFYYGFKSYMDISTPPANAYEIQVTAQQWAWMFTYPNGYVDGELHVPVDRPVVLTMTSVDVLHAFFVPAFRAKKDVVPGRYTKVWFEATEPGTYDIMCAEYCGTSHSAMLSKVHVHEPGEYEKWLADASNFVAKLAPADAGKKLYETRGCAQCHSIDGSAHIGPTLKNLFGEQVALKSGEKVTVEENYIRESILDPAKKVVAGFDPVMPTYQGRLKDQEILALIEFLKSLSDKHKSEVLQSWDEGKESGEESEARDGGGEPAGSAGASVSEPAAHDAESGSGGAEPDGETRGDAPKEGAR
- the ctaD gene encoding cytochrome c oxidase subunit I; this translates as MSSHANTANHAHPNGDNFLTHSHGLRSWLFTLDHKRIGIMYLIAILTAFLLGGIFALLVRTELIAPGQTIMTPDTYNKMFTLHGAVMIFLVIIPGIPAALGNIVLPLMLGAKDVAFPKLNLLSFWLYVFGALFALLSIILGGVDTGWTFYTPYSATTNTAVIPVVTGAFILGFSSIFTGLNFIVTIQWMRPPGMTWFKLPLFLWAIYATAIIQVLATPVLGVTLLLLIGERLFHHGIFDPAIGGDPVLFQHFFWFYSHPAVYIMILPAMGVISELISTFSHKTIFGYKMIAYSSIAIAIISFLVWGHHMFTSGQSDLANMLFSVLTFLVAIPSAIKVFNWVATMYKGSIHLSTPMLYALSFIFLFGIGGLTGIPLATLATDVHLHDTYFVVAHFHYVMMGSAFVAFLGGLHYWWPKFTGKMYSETLGRWSAVLTFIGFNTTFFPQFLMGIQGMPRRYFDYLPEYTSYHVASTIGGFILAIAFSITAWCLLHSLFRGKPAPANPWGGATLEWTCPSPPPHTNFDETPIAGDPYDMTGIEYEGEEKGWVRKPAGTTA